In one window of Cellulophaga sp. HaHa_2_95 DNA:
- a CDS encoding lactonase family protein — MKYSIFFLVLIMLTSCKSETKPTQNTPEVAQEMAQDATFYVGTYTDKESKGIYKYSLSADGKLSKIGLAATANNPSFLALSPDKKFLLTVNEVAEKNTGFVSSYQIEKDTLLFKNMSASGGSHPCHVAINDEGYVLAANYSSGSVGLLQVDSAGKLTDLLDTQQHSGQGTTGRQKGPHAHSAWFDENIVIAVDLGTNELWFSSINTTTNTLDSVAPFRLPMEEGAGPRHLVQHPTKKILYVLNELDNTITSVSRLADGTYEKKQTISSIPEDFKEATKSADIHISADGKFLYASNRGHNSIAIFSIHEDSGDLSLVGYESCRGENPRNFSLTPEDTYLIVANQDTNNLISFKRNAQTGLLTFVSEIEAPTPVCILFD, encoded by the coding sequence ATGAAGTATTCTATCTTTTTTTTAGTACTAATTATGCTTACAAGTTGTAAATCAGAAACCAAACCTACTCAAAACACACCAGAAGTGGCACAAGAAATGGCGCAAGATGCTACTTTTTATGTAGGCACCTATACGGATAAAGAAAGTAAGGGCATTTATAAATATAGCCTTTCGGCCGATGGAAAATTATCTAAAATAGGCTTGGCGGCTACAGCAAATAATCCGTCGTTTTTAGCCTTAAGCCCAGACAAAAAATTTCTTTTAACCGTAAATGAAGTAGCCGAAAAAAACACCGGCTTTGTAAGTTCTTATCAAATTGAGAAAGATACTTTGCTTTTCAAGAACATGAGTGCTTCAGGTGGTTCACATCCTTGTCATGTTGCTATTAACGATGAAGGATACGTTTTAGCTGCAAATTACAGTAGTGGCTCTGTGGGCTTATTACAAGTAGATTCTGCCGGGAAATTGACTGATTTATTAGATACGCAACAACATAGTGGCCAAGGAACTACAGGGAGGCAAAAAGGACCGCACGCGCATTCTGCTTGGTTTGATGAAAACATTGTTATCGCAGTAGATTTAGGAACGAATGAGCTTTGGTTTTCAAGTATCAATACCACTACGAATACACTAGATTCCGTAGCTCCTTTTAGATTGCCTATGGAAGAAGGTGCAGGACCAAGACATTTGGTACAACATCCTACTAAAAAAATCCTATATGTTTTAAATGAATTAGATAATACCATCACTAGCGTTTCTAGATTAGCGGACGGTACTTATGAAAAAAAGCAAACCATCTCTTCTATTCCTGAGGATTTTAAAGAGGCAACTAAAAGTGCCGACATCCATATTTCTGCAGACGGTAAATTCCTATACGCTTCAAACCGAGGTCATAATAGTATTGCCATTTTTAGTATACATGAAGATAGTGGTGACTTAAGCTTAGTTGGCTATGAATCTTGCCGTGGAGAGAATCCAAGGAATTTTTCATTAACGCCAGAAGACACTTATTTAATTGTAGCCAATCAAGACACCAACAATCTAATTTCTTTTAAAAGAAATGCGCAAACAGGACTATTAACATTTGTTTCAGAAATTGAAGCTCCTACGCCTGTTTGTATTCTTTTTGACTAA
- a CDS encoding response regulator yields the protein MENQTSSVFKILLVEDDEITNYITTTKLKNIGFENVDAVLNGELALEYLAKEQPNLIFLDVNMPVMDGFEFLDSEEVKNQYSGIPIVLLTSSSRPKDKEMASRYSNVIEYLEKPLNYEKMKKILLAINK from the coding sequence ATGGAAAATCAAACGAGTAGCGTTTTTAAGATACTGTTGGTGGAAGATGATGAAATTACCAATTACATAACCACCACAAAACTAAAAAACATTGGCTTTGAAAATGTTGACGCCGTATTAAATGGGGAGTTAGCGCTAGAATATTTAGCGAAGGAACAACCTAATCTAATATTTTTGGACGTTAACATGCCTGTCATGGACGGCTTTGAGTTTTTAGACTCCGAGGAAGTCAAAAATCAATACTCAGGCATACCCATTGTCTTATTAACATCTTCTAGTAGGCCCAAAGACAAAGAAATGGCTTCTAGGTATAGCAATGTCATAGAGTACTTAGAAAAGCCCCTGAATTATGAGAAAATGAAAAAAATTCTATTAGCCATTAATAAGTAG
- a CDS encoding ATP-binding protein encodes MAAVEGEFDRDLRGAFFNMAYSPFVILNKDLNFVDINQAALTAIKIKREDFIGRNLLDFFPYLKENERYQLYKDVLVTGKPIGFDEVSFHTDAGVLKFMIKAFKIGDYLGMSTLNVTNLTNTIDQLKTTKVNLQTVNDNLKRKNQELEEFSYVAAHDLRSPLTNIHSLLDMLQNENAISEAGMPVFDKVQQVAKQMCDKLRALNSVIALKTKSDDKKELLSFSKIIEKIKVNYSDEIVQSRTIIKEDFARAPDINYNVIQLESILQNLVSNAIKFRNPNRKPVILIKTALVKERLVLSVKDNGLGFEQTTYPNKIFGLFKRMHTHVEGLGVGLYVTNSIIANNGGAIRVTSEINKGTEFKITF; translated from the coding sequence ATGGCAGCAGTAGAAGGAGAATTCGATAGAGATCTTAGAGGTGCTTTTTTTAATATGGCCTATTCGCCATTTGTTATTTTAAATAAGGATCTGAATTTTGTAGATATTAATCAAGCAGCTCTAACGGCTATCAAAATTAAGAGAGAAGATTTTATAGGAAGAAATTTATTAGATTTTTTTCCGTATTTAAAAGAGAATGAAAGATATCAGTTATATAAGGATGTTTTAGTAACAGGTAAGCCTATCGGTTTTGATGAAGTTTCTTTTCATACCGATGCCGGAGTACTTAAATTCATGATAAAAGCCTTCAAGATTGGTGATTATTTAGGCATGAGTACCTTAAATGTAACGAATTTAACGAATACTATAGACCAACTAAAAACAACAAAAGTAAACTTACAGACCGTAAACGATAATCTTAAGCGCAAAAATCAAGAGTTAGAAGAGTTTTCTTATGTAGCGGCACATGATTTAAGATCGCCACTTACAAATATTCATAGCTTGTTAGATATGTTGCAGAATGAGAATGCTATTTCTGAAGCAGGTATGCCGGTATTTGATAAAGTACAGCAGGTAGCCAAACAAATGTGCGATAAACTTAGAGCTTTAAATTCTGTTATTGCTTTGAAAACGAAATCGGATGACAAAAAAGAACTGCTAAGTTTTTCTAAGATTATTGAAAAAATAAAAGTCAACTATTCCGATGAAATAGTACAGAGTAGGACTATAATTAAAGAAGATTTCGCGCGTGCGCCTGACATAAATTATAATGTAATTCAGTTAGAAAGTATTTTACAGAACTTAGTCTCTAATGCGATAAAATTTAGAAACCCAAACAGGAAACCTGTTATTCTTATTAAAACAGCCTTAGTGAAAGAGCGGTTGGTTTTATCGGTTAAAGACAACGGACTAGGGTTTGAGCAAACTACTTACCCCAATAAAATTTTTGGATTATTTAAAAGAATGCACACCCACGTAGAAGGACTTGGAGTGGGACTTTATGTAACAAATTCTATTATTGCAAATAATGGAGGAGCTATTCGTGTTACAAGTGAAATAAATAAAGGAACTGAATTTAAAATTACATTTTAA